A single window of Hemibagrus wyckioides isolate EC202008001 linkage group LG28, SWU_Hwy_1.0, whole genome shotgun sequence DNA harbors:
- the ccdc15 gene encoding coiled-coil domain-containing protein 15 isoform X2, with protein MSQPRDVKKSETNQKGRIKDGGQKLNTRTWRKQREMRVLAERNPAVVPVGAWVESGAEEQEHPAIRALLTEELLEETRRAKEESLRRFQDAVRRRVSEQARIRKQQQLQKFYNTAERECGEFQQSGDSIQRLTSHKSRIPPWPQEELTTCSPNARWVKAQELKVASSDDPDQYRHQLSRIMKQVRHRLAACQTVQESEDFSELPGGIWKVSPARDKTVRRINEDDSEEEEGNEYDLGEEEEVSLAGQHDRPVCLQNGKMVTFQNDVVHKRVPSEAHHPTSQDYRSTQVLWPREDQEEQKRQRRSQFLKYRRLYMDVEREQAKEHQRRKKHLRRIARIKAEKEQQREEEERRMERARQQEESRRQLAERELLILERLRLEEEEQQQEEEKRARVKKSKETTRYVEALRAQIKEKLEQEKVELPPLCCCGESFWDSHPDTCANNCIFYNNPKVTL; from the exons ATGAGTCAACCGAGAGACGTCAAGAAGAGCGAAACAAACCAGAAAGGACGAATAAAAGACGGAGGACAGAAATTAAACACAAGAACATGGAGAAAGCAGAGAGAAATGCGGGTTTTAGCTGAGAGGAACCCGGCCGTGGTGCCGGTCGGTGCATGGGTTGAAAGTGGAGCGGAGGAGCAGGAACATCCAGCG ATCCGTGCGTTGCTCACGGAGGAGCTGCTCGAAGAAACCCGCAGGGCGAAGGAGGAGAGTCTGCGCCGGTTTCAGGATGCGGTGCGCAGACGGGTATCCGAGCAGGCCAGAATACGTAAACAACAGCAGCTACAGAAGTTTTACAATACA GCTGAAAGGGAGTGTGGAGAATTCCAGCAGAGCGGTGACTCCATTCAGCGCCTCACATCTCACAAGAGTCGAATTCCACCCTGGCCACAAGAGGAGCTCACTACCTGCAGCCCGAATGCACGCTGGGTCAAGGCTCAAGAGCTCAAGGTAGCCAGCAGTGATGATCCGGACCAGTACAGACATCAG CTTAGCAGAATCATGAAGCAGGTGAGACACAGACTGGCTGCGTGCCAGACCGTTCAAGAGAGCGAGGATTTCTCAGAGCTTCCAGGAGGAATATGGAAAGTGTCTCCTGCTAGAGAT AAGACTGTCAGGAGAATAAATGAAGATGACAGcgaagaagaggaaggaaatGAATATGATCTTGGCGAGGAAGAAGAGGTGTCGTTGGCGGGGCAACACGATCGACCGGTTTGTTTGCAGAATGGCAAGATGGTGACTTTTCAGAACGACGTG GTGCATAAAAGGGTGCCCAGTGAAGCACATCATCCCACAAGCCAGGACTACAGATCCACTCAGGTCCTGTGGCCGAGAGAGGACCAAGAGGAGCAGAAGAGACAG AGACGCTCTCAGTTCCTGAAGTATCGCCGTCTTTACATGGACGTCGAGCGCGAGCAGGCGAAGGAGCACCAGAGACGCAAGAAACATCTGAGGAGAATCGCCAG AATTAAGGCAGAAAAGGAGCagcagagggaggaggaggagaggaggatggAGCGTGCCCGGCAGCAGGAGGAAAGCCGGAGGCAGCTGGCCGAGAGGGAGCTCCTCATTCTGGAGCGACTCAggctggaggaagaggagcagcagcaggaggaggagaaaagagcACGAGTGAAGAAATCCAAAGAGACTACGAG GTACGTCGAAGCCTTACGAGCTCAAATCAAGGAGAAGCTGGAACAGGAGAAAGTCGAGCTTCCTCCGCTCTGCTGCTGCGGCGAGAGTTTTTGGGATTCGCACCCTGACACTTGTGCCAACAACTGCATTTTTTACAACAATCCAAAAG TGACTTTGTGA
- the ccdc15 gene encoding coiled-coil domain-containing protein 15 isoform X1 — protein sequence MSQPRDVKKSETNQKGRIKDGGQKLNTRTWRKQREMRVLAERNPAVVPVGAWVESGAEEQEHPAIRALLTEELLEETRRAKEESLRRFQDAVRRRVSEQARIRKQQQLQKFYNTAERECGEFQQSGDSIQRLTSHKSRIPPWPQEELTTCSPNARWVKAQELKVASSDDPDQYRHQLSRIMKQVRHRLAACQTVQESEDFSELPGGIWKVSPARDKTVRRINEDDSEEEEGNEYDLGEEEEVSLAGQHDRPVCLQNGKMVTFQNDVVHKRVPSEAHHPTSQDYRSTQVLWPREDQEEQKRQRRSQFLKYRRLYMDVEREQAKEHQRRKKHLRRIARIKAEKEQQREEEERRMERARQQEESRRQLAERELLILERLRLEEEEQQQEEEKRARVKKSKETTRYVEALRAQIKEKLEQEKVELPPLCCCGESFWDSHPDTCANNCIFYNNPKAYAQALHSVLLSCELCDGGAGPGGFTRKIVRTLTHQGANFI from the exons ATGAGTCAACCGAGAGACGTCAAGAAGAGCGAAACAAACCAGAAAGGACGAATAAAAGACGGAGGACAGAAATTAAACACAAGAACATGGAGAAAGCAGAGAGAAATGCGGGTTTTAGCTGAGAGGAACCCGGCCGTGGTGCCGGTCGGTGCATGGGTTGAAAGTGGAGCGGAGGAGCAGGAACATCCAGCG ATCCGTGCGTTGCTCACGGAGGAGCTGCTCGAAGAAACCCGCAGGGCGAAGGAGGAGAGTCTGCGCCGGTTTCAGGATGCGGTGCGCAGACGGGTATCCGAGCAGGCCAGAATACGTAAACAACAGCAGCTACAGAAGTTTTACAATACA GCTGAAAGGGAGTGTGGAGAATTCCAGCAGAGCGGTGACTCCATTCAGCGCCTCACATCTCACAAGAGTCGAATTCCACCCTGGCCACAAGAGGAGCTCACTACCTGCAGCCCGAATGCACGCTGGGTCAAGGCTCAAGAGCTCAAGGTAGCCAGCAGTGATGATCCGGACCAGTACAGACATCAG CTTAGCAGAATCATGAAGCAGGTGAGACACAGACTGGCTGCGTGCCAGACCGTTCAAGAGAGCGAGGATTTCTCAGAGCTTCCAGGAGGAATATGGAAAGTGTCTCCTGCTAGAGAT AAGACTGTCAGGAGAATAAATGAAGATGACAGcgaagaagaggaaggaaatGAATATGATCTTGGCGAGGAAGAAGAGGTGTCGTTGGCGGGGCAACACGATCGACCGGTTTGTTTGCAGAATGGCAAGATGGTGACTTTTCAGAACGACGTG GTGCATAAAAGGGTGCCCAGTGAAGCACATCATCCCACAAGCCAGGACTACAGATCCACTCAGGTCCTGTGGCCGAGAGAGGACCAAGAGGAGCAGAAGAGACAG AGACGCTCTCAGTTCCTGAAGTATCGCCGTCTTTACATGGACGTCGAGCGCGAGCAGGCGAAGGAGCACCAGAGACGCAAGAAACATCTGAGGAGAATCGCCAG AATTAAGGCAGAAAAGGAGCagcagagggaggaggaggagaggaggatggAGCGTGCCCGGCAGCAGGAGGAAAGCCGGAGGCAGCTGGCCGAGAGGGAGCTCCTCATTCTGGAGCGACTCAggctggaggaagaggagcagcagcaggaggaggagaaaagagcACGAGTGAAGAAATCCAAAGAGACTACGAG GTACGTCGAAGCCTTACGAGCTCAAATCAAGGAGAAGCTGGAACAGGAGAAAGTCGAGCTTCCTCCGCTCTGCTGCTGCGGCGAGAGTTTTTGGGATTCGCACCCTGACACTTGTGCCAACAACTGCATTTTTTACAACAATCCAAAAG CTTACGCTCAGGCCCTGCACTCGGTCCTGTTGAGCTGTGAGCTGTGCGATGGTGGCGCCGGACCTGGAGGCTTCACACGGAAAATCGTGCGCACGCTGACACACCAAGGCGCAAATTTCATTTAA